One window of the Lactobacillus sp. PV034 genome contains the following:
- a CDS encoding CopY/TcrY family copper transport repressor yields the protein MEKEKLSSTDISDAEWEIMRIIWTLKQAHTKEIIDQIQAKKTWSDSSIKTLIRRLTKKGLLEAKQDGRGFLYLPTVTQTDMMFDATKELLNRICNMNKGDVIFNLVKDSPISKADLEKIKSEIDKKMPTAPEVVACNCLKENVNC from the coding sequence ATGGAAAAAGAGAAATTATCAAGTACAGATATTTCTGATGCTGAATGGGAAATTATGCGTATTATCTGGACTTTAAAGCAAGCCCACACCAAAGAGATCATCGACCAAATTCAAGCTAAAAAAACTTGGTCTGATTCTTCAATAAAAACTTTAATTCGTAGATTAACTAAAAAAGGTCTCCTCGAAGCCAAACAAGATGGTAGAGGTTTTCTTTATCTCCCTACTGTTACTCAAACAGATATGATGTTTGATGCCACCAAAGAGCTTTTAAATCGAATCTGCAATATGAATAAGGGAGATGTCATTTTTAACTTAGTTAAAGACTCTCCTATTTCAAAAGCAGATCTAGAAAAAATTAAGTCAGAAATTGATAAGAAAATGCCGACTGCCCCTGAAGTAGTAGCATGCAATTGTTTAAAAGAAAATGTTAATTGTTAG
- a CDS encoding cupredoxin domain-containing protein yields the protein MSIFSKNQVKKVIVSAENHGYKPDTIEFKEGKPAQIKFIPKGNLGCLDQLNFKDLDIHDDLNGKKEVTVNIPTDKPGTYDFACGMDMFHGKVIVK from the coding sequence ATGAGCATTTTTTCTAAAAATCAAGTAAAAAAAGTAATTGTTTCAGCAGAAAACCATGGTTATAAGCCTGATACGATTGAATTTAAAGAGGGTAAACCTGCCCAAATTAAATTTATTCCCAAAGGAAATCTAGGTTGTTTAGATCAATTAAATTTCAAGGATTTAGATATTCATGATGATCTTAATGGTAAAAAAGAAGTTACCGTTAATATTCCCACCGATAAGCCTGGAACTTATGACTTTGCTTGTGGGATGGATATGTTTCATGGAAAGGTAATTGTAAAATAA
- a CDS encoding deoxynucleoside kinase, translating into MTVIVLSGPIGAGKSSLTGILSKYLNTKPFYESVDDNPVLPLFYENPEKYAFLLQVYFLNTRFQSIKHALEDDNNVLDRSIYEDALFFQMNADIGRATKEEVDTYYELLNNMMSELDRMPKEHPDLLVHIDVSYDTMIKRIQKRGRNYEQLSYDPTLEDYYKRLLRYYKPWYEKYDYSPKMTIDGDKYDFMANEADREKVIDQIVLKLKEIGKLPADWDKKLDDLTLDA; encoded by the coding sequence ATGACAGTTATTGTATTGAGCGGGCCTATTGGAGCCGGTAAATCCAGTCTTACAGGAATTTTGTCTAAATATTTAAATACTAAACCTTTTTACGAAAGTGTAGACGACAACCCTGTATTGCCATTATTTTATGAAAATCCAGAAAAATACGCATTTCTATTGCAAGTTTATTTCTTAAATACACGTTTCCAAAGTATTAAGCATGCTTTAGAGGACGATAATAATGTGCTTGATCGTTCAATTTATGAAGACGCTCTTTTCTTCCAAATGAATGCTGACATTGGACGTGCCACCAAAGAAGAAGTAGATACATATTATGAATTACTAAATAATATGATGTCTGAATTAGATCGTATGCCTAAAGAACATCCAGATTTATTAGTTCATATTGATGTTTCTTACGATACGATGATTAAGCGAATTCAAAAACGTGGTCGTAACTATGAACAACTGAGTTATGATCCTACTTTAGAAGATTACTACAAACGTTTATTACGCTACTATAAGCCATGGTATGAAAAGTATGACTATTCTCCAAAAATGACTATTGATGGAGATAAGTATGACTTTATGGCAAATGAGGCTGATCGTGAGAAAGTTATCGATCAAATTGTCCTTAAACTTAAAGAAATTGGGAAACTACCAGCAGATTGGGATAAAAAATTAGATGATCTTACCCTTGATGCTTAA
- a CDS encoding NCS2 family permease yields the protein MLEKFFHLSDAHTTVKRELIAALTTFVSLSYILFVNPNILHAAGINKGAAFTVTAIATAIGCLLMGLIANYPIALAPTLGSAAFFAYNVCVGMGISWETALASVLVASILFILITVLKLREKVVDAIPQDLKYAISAGIGLFIAFIGLQNGKIIVDNKSSLVGLGSFNNPEIWITLFGLILTVILMAAKVPGSIFIGMIVTAGFGIAINQIPMPKGIISAPPSIKPTFGQAVFHLQDINTAQLWMVVVTFLLVTFFDTAGTLIGMTQQAGMVDKNGKIPHIGKAFLSDSLAMVEGSVLGTAPLGTSVESSAGIAMGGRTGLTAIFVGIFFLIAMIFSPLLAVIPTTVTAPALIIVGVLMAGNLKYINWDKFEIAFPSFLVVVGMPLTYSISDGLALGMIAYPITMIASKRYKEVSPMMYFLFVLFIIFFLITNMG from the coding sequence ATGTTAGAAAAATTCTTTCATTTATCGGATGCTCATACCACTGTTAAACGTGAGTTAATTGCTGCTTTAACTACGTTTGTCAGTCTCTCCTACATCCTATTTGTTAACCCAAATATCTTACATGCAGCTGGTATTAACAAAGGCGCAGCCTTTACCGTAACTGCAATTGCTACTGCAATTGGTTGTCTATTGATGGGACTAATTGCTAACTATCCCATTGCCCTTGCACCTACTTTAGGCAGTGCTGCCTTTTTTGCTTACAACGTCTGTGTAGGGATGGGTATTTCCTGGGAAACTGCCCTTGCTTCTGTACTAGTTGCTTCAATTTTATTTATTTTAATTACTGTGCTTAAATTGCGTGAAAAAGTCGTCGATGCAATTCCACAAGATTTAAAATATGCTATTTCTGCCGGAATCGGTCTATTTATTGCCTTTATTGGTCTTCAGAACGGAAAAATTATTGTTGATAATAAGTCTTCTTTAGTAGGGCTAGGTAGTTTTAACAATCCTGAAATTTGGATTACCTTGTTTGGTCTTATTTTAACTGTCATTTTAATGGCAGCTAAGGTTCCTGGTTCTATTTTTATTGGGATGATTGTTACTGCTGGTTTTGGCATTGCCATTAATCAAATTCCAATGCCTAAAGGAATTATCTCTGCTCCCCCATCTATCAAGCCTACTTTTGGTCAAGCTGTTTTCCACCTTCAAGACATTAATACAGCCCAATTATGGATGGTAGTGGTTACTTTCCTATTAGTAACTTTCTTTGATACTGCTGGTACCTTAATTGGAATGACTCAGCAAGCTGGTATGGTAGATAAAAACGGAAAAATCCCTCACATTGGAAAAGCTTTTCTTTCAGACTCACTTGCTATGGTTGAAGGTTCAGTTTTAGGAACTGCTCCTCTTGGTACTTCAGTAGAATCTAGTGCTGGAATTGCCATGGGTGGTAGAACTGGTTTAACAGCTATTTTCGTTGGGATCTTTTTCTTGATTGCCATGATTTTTAGTCCTTTACTTGCTGTTATTCCAACAACAGTTACTGCTCCTGCTTTAATTATTGTTGGAGTTTTAATGGCTGGAAATTTGAAATATATTAATTGGGATAAATTTGAAATTGCTTTTCCATCATTCTTAGTAGTAGTTGGTATGCCACTAACTTACTCTATTTCTGACGGTCTAGCTTTAGGAATGATTGCCTATCCTATTACTATGATTGCTTCTAAGCGCTATAAAGAAGTTTCACCAATGATGTACTTTTTATTTGTTCTCTTTATCATCTTTTTCTTAATCACAAATATGGGGTAA
- a CDS encoding NCS2 family permease, whose translation MNFLNRYFKLDTLGTNVRTEFLAGLTTFISMSYILFVNPSVLGASGMPTGAVFTATALAAALGTAIMGIVANYPIGEAPALGINAFFAYTVCIGMHVKWQTALASVFVASIIFILITLFKLRELIIDAIPQDLKYAISAGIGLFIAFLGLQDGGLIVKNSSTLVGLGSLDNPLVWITIFGLLVTIVLMILGVPGAIFIGMIAGSIFGICTGQIALPHKFVSLAPSLAPTFGQAIFHVKDINTLQMWIVVLTFLLVTFFDTAGTLIGLAQQAGLMKNNKMPRVGKALASDSTAMLFGSIFGTSPVGAFVESSAGIAVGGRSGLTAVFVAIFFLISMIFSPLLGIFTTQVTAPALIIVGVLMAQNTAQIHWEKLEIAVPAFLILIGMPLTYSISDGLAWGMITYPIAMVSARRGKEVSPVMWALFVIFIIFMWVLNIK comes from the coding sequence ATGAACTTTTTAAATAGATATTTTAAATTAGATACGTTAGGTACTAACGTTCGAACCGAGTTTTTAGCTGGATTAACTACTTTTATTAGTATGTCTTATATCCTATTTGTTAACCCAAGTGTCTTAGGTGCAAGTGGCATGCCAACAGGTGCGGTTTTTACCGCTACTGCTTTAGCAGCTGCTTTAGGTACAGCCATTATGGGAATTGTTGCTAATTATCCAATTGGTGAAGCACCGGCGCTAGGAATTAATGCCTTCTTTGCTTATACCGTATGTATTGGAATGCATGTGAAATGGCAAACTGCGCTAGCTTCAGTCTTTGTTGCATCAATTATTTTTATTCTAATTACCTTATTCAAATTACGTGAATTAATTATTGATGCTATTCCTCAAGACTTAAAATATGCTATCTCAGCAGGTATTGGTCTCTTCATCGCCTTTTTAGGATTACAAGATGGTGGCCTAATTGTTAAAAACAGCTCGACCTTAGTTGGTCTTGGTTCCCTAGATAATCCTTTAGTTTGGATTACTATCTTTGGATTATTAGTAACTATAGTCTTAATGATTTTAGGTGTACCGGGAGCAATTTTTATTGGAATGATTGCCGGCTCAATTTTTGGTATTTGTACTGGTCAAATTGCTCTCCCTCATAAATTTGTTTCTTTAGCACCAAGTTTAGCTCCAACTTTTGGGCAAGCTATTTTTCACGTTAAAGATATCAATACCTTACAAATGTGGATTGTTGTTCTTACCTTCTTATTAGTTACTTTCTTTGATACTGCAGGAACCTTAATTGGTTTGGCACAACAAGCTGGCTTAATGAAAAATAATAAAATGCCACGTGTTGGTAAAGCCTTAGCATCTGATTCTACCGCCATGCTCTTTGGTTCAATTTTTGGTACTTCACCAGTTGGAGCTTTCGTAGAATCAAGTGCCGGAATTGCAGTAGGTGGTCGTTCTGGTTTAACGGCTGTTTTCGTTGCTATTTTCTTTTTGATCTCAATGATTTTTAGTCCTTTACTTGGGATTTTTACCACTCAAGTCACTGCCCCAGCTTTAATTATCGTTGGTGTCTTAATGGCTCAAAATACTGCCCAAATTCACTGGGAAAAATTGGAAATTGCAGTACCAGCATTTCTAATTTTAATTGGGATGCCACTTACCTATTCCATTTCTGACGGCTTAGCTTGGGGAATGATTACTTACCCAATTGCAATGGTTTCTGCTCGTCGTGGAAAAGAAGTTTCCCCTGTAATGTGGGCTTTATTCGTCATCTTTATCATCTTTATGTGGGTACTTAATATAAAATAA
- a CDS encoding peptide deformylase, whose amino-acid sequence MTQQNIIHNQLTLSIKSTPAKQADLTIAQDLKDTLLANKNKAAGLAANMIGQHKRIIALFIGPLPIVMLNPTIIAASDEYLTQEGCLSLSGQRATKRFKNITVKYQNENFETHEQQFSDFTAEVIQHEIDHCNGILI is encoded by the coding sequence ATGACTCAACAAAACATTATTCATAATCAATTAACCTTAAGTATAAAATCGACTCCTGCTAAACAAGCAGATTTAACAATTGCTCAAGATTTAAAAGATACTTTACTAGCTAACAAAAATAAGGCTGCTGGCCTAGCAGCTAATATGATTGGCCAACACAAACGGATTATTGCCCTCTTTATTGGCCCTTTACCCATAGTTATGCTTAATCCTACAATTATTGCGGCTTCAGACGAATATCTTACCCAAGAAGGTTGTCTTTCTCTTAGTGGACAAAGAGCTACCAAACGCTTTAAGAATATTACCGTAAAATACCAAAACGAAAATTTTGAAACTCATGAGCAACAATTCTCTGATTTTACTGCTGAAGTAATTCAACATGAAATTGATCACTGTAATGGTATTTTGATTTAG
- a CDS encoding cupredoxin domain-containing protein produces MGIGQIISIIVGVILIAFILWWFFGPHKENAQDSVIVNDEQTATIIVNGGYSPSTVVLKKGVPAQVNFDLKDSTACLSHVVFEQLGVNEDLTKQPVTSVNIPTDKVGTYNFACGMDMFHGKVIVK; encoded by the coding sequence ATGGGAATCGGACAAATTATTTCAATAATCGTTGGTGTTATTCTTATTGCCTTTATTCTTTGGTGGTTTTTTGGTCCACACAAAGAAAATGCCCAAGATTCAGTCATCGTCAACGACGAACAAACAGCTACGATCATTGTTAATGGTGGGTACTCTCCTTCTACAGTCGTCTTAAAAAAGGGTGTTCCTGCGCAGGTAAACTTTGATTTAAAAGATTCTACTGCTTGCTTATCACACGTTGTTTTTGAGCAATTAGGAGTCAATGAGGATTTAACTAAACAACCTGTCACAAGTGTGAATATTCCCACAGATAAAGTCGGTACTTACAACTTTGCTTGTGGTATGGATATGTTCCATGGAAAAGTTATTGTGAAATAA
- a CDS encoding Crp/Fnr family transcriptional regulator, producing the protein MHDPEKCLSKVEIFKTLPHEIKEKLVSTSKHQQHYHAGSLIKRADEDSGLIVIDQGKAKVFSLDEDGNEVVLNILKMGEIEGEGELFGENKTNTWIEALEETAVCSIDRNKFQNFLQDNPGVAIKLLNNFGEKIVQIQRHEVLKSAFSAKERIWEYLKDQSIARGQKEIILTLKKKDLAAYLGISAETFSRQLKVLEKEGRLRVKGRKIELKKRAFN; encoded by the coding sequence ATGCATGATCCGGAAAAATGTTTAAGTAAAGTGGAAATTTTTAAAACTTTACCTCATGAAATTAAAGAAAAATTAGTATCAACATCTAAGCATCAGCAACATTATCATGCTGGAAGTCTAATTAAAAGAGCCGATGAAGATAGTGGCTTGATTGTAATAGATCAGGGAAAGGCAAAAGTTTTCAGTTTAGATGAAGATGGCAATGAAGTAGTATTAAATATTTTAAAAATGGGAGAAATTGAAGGCGAAGGAGAACTATTTGGTGAAAATAAAACTAATACTTGGATTGAAGCACTAGAAGAGACAGCTGTGTGCAGTATTGATCGAAATAAATTTCAGAATTTTTTACAGGATAATCCTGGAGTAGCCATAAAATTATTAAATAATTTTGGTGAAAAAATAGTGCAAATTCAGCGACACGAAGTCTTAAAATCTGCTTTTAGTGCTAAAGAAAGAATTTGGGAATATTTAAAAGATCAAAGTATTGCACGAGGGCAAAAGGAAATAATCCTAACTTTAAAGAAAAAGGATTTGGCTGCTTATTTAGGTATTTCAGCAGAAACTTTTTCTCGGCAATTAAAGGTGTTAGAAAAGGAAGGTAGATTAAGAGTTAAAGGTAGAAAAATTGAGCTAAAAAAAAGAGCGTTTAATTAA
- a CDS encoding alpha-hydroxy-acid oxidizing protein — translation MTVYYKGFPQSTREKKLNIVNLNELENEAKYLIPEAAYYYIASGSENEWTWRNNTQAFNHFQIVPRALTNRSNPSTDTTFMGMDLKTPVMISPIACNGIAHAEAEVDVAKGAKAAGALYSMSTYANKSVEDVQEAVGKSPRFFQLYLSKNWDFNKMVITDALKAGFSGFFLTVDATVSGYREANLRTHFTYPVPLAFFNKWSGGKGEGQSVAEMYASSAQKIGPEDIKKIKEIAGADVPVFVKGVECAEDAFYAVGAGADGIVVSNHGGRQLDGGPATIDVLPEIAKEVHHSDHRVPIILDSGVRRGSHVFKALALGADLVGIGRPYLYGLALGGAQGVESVIDQLNKELLIDMQLTGCKTIEDVKHAKIDHISYSADWGVSSTSPSVMKPYPVTKENQIEKGSEADAESGASEHE, via the coding sequence ATGACAGTTTATTACAAAGGATTTCCTCAAAGTACAAGAGAAAAGAAATTAAACATTGTAAACTTAAATGAATTAGAAAACGAAGCAAAATATTTAATTCCAGAAGCTGCATATTACTACATTGCTAGTGGTTCAGAAAATGAATGGACTTGGCGCAATAATACTCAAGCTTTTAATCATTTTCAAATTGTTCCAAGAGCATTAACTAATCGTTCAAATCCAAGTACTGATACTACTTTTATGGGTATGGATTTGAAGACTCCAGTTATGATCAGTCCAATTGCATGTAATGGTATTGCTCATGCAGAAGCTGAAGTTGATGTAGCTAAGGGTGCAAAAGCAGCTGGTGCCCTTTATAGTATGAGTACTTATGCTAATAAGAGTGTTGAGGATGTCCAAGAAGCTGTTGGTAAGTCACCAAGATTTTTCCAATTATATTTAAGTAAAAACTGGGACTTTAATAAAATGGTAATTACTGATGCTCTTAAAGCTGGATTTAGTGGCTTCTTCTTAACGGTTGATGCTACTGTTAGTGGTTACCGTGAAGCTAACTTACGTACCCACTTTACCTACCCAGTTCCATTAGCATTCTTTAACAAGTGGTCTGGTGGTAAAGGTGAAGGTCAAAGTGTAGCTGAAATGTACGCTTCTTCAGCTCAAAAGATCGGCCCAGAAGATATTAAGAAGATTAAGGAAATTGCCGGCGCTGATGTGCCTGTCTTTGTAAAGGGTGTTGAATGTGCTGAAGATGCCTTTTACGCAGTTGGTGCTGGTGCTGATGGTATTGTTGTTTCTAACCACGGTGGTCGTCAATTAGATGGTGGTCCAGCAACTATTGATGTTTTACCTGAAATTGCTAAAGAAGTTCACCACAGTGATCACCGTGTTCCAATTATTTTGGATTCTGGTGTTCGTCGTGGTTCACACGTATTTAAGGCATTAGCACTAGGTGCTGACTTAGTTGGTATTGGTCGTCCATACTTATACGGCTTAGCATTAGGTGGTGCTCAAGGTGTTGAATCAGTAATTGATCAATTGAACAAGGAATTATTAATTGATATGCAATTAACTGGCTGCAAGACCATTGAAGATGTTAAACACGCTAAGATTGATCACATTTCTTACAGTGCTGATTGGGGCGTTTCTTCAACTAGTCCTAGCGTCATGAAACCTTACCCTGTAACCAAAGAAAATCAAATTGAAAAGGGTAGCGAAGCTGACGCTGAATCAGGTGCTTCAGAACACGAATAA